In one Lolium rigidum isolate FL_2022 chromosome 3, APGP_CSIRO_Lrig_0.1, whole genome shotgun sequence genomic region, the following are encoded:
- the LOC124695766 gene encoding uncharacterized protein LOC124695766: MRIHPSTTPGGAKKDLRRLPHVYSKVLELPLPADADVAAFEGPGAFHFVASCGSTGEVRARAVRIHPGVVKVVVVQAGTGGREDGDDGCGGMELDRWRSRLPEASCPALTVAGYVDGQLVVTVPKASGGDGSDGAWRCCNGGGEISPSLVAVQ; the protein is encoded by the coding sequence ATGAGGATCCACCCGTCGACGACGCCCGGTGGCGCCAAGAAGGACCTCCGCCGGCTGCCGCACGTGTACAGCAAGGTGCTCGAGCTGCCGCTCCCGGCGGACGCTGACGTCGCGGCGTTCGAAGGCCCTGGCGCGTTCCACTTCGTCGCATCCTGCGGCAGCACCGGCGAGGTGAGGGCGCGCGCCGTGAGAATCCATCCCGGTGTcgtgaaggtggtggtggtgcaggcTGGGACCGGAGGCCGCGAGGATGGCGATGACGGCTGCGGCGGCATGGAGCTTGACCGGTGGAGATCCAGGCTGCCTGAGGCGAGCTGCCCGGCACTGACGGTGGCCGGGTACGTCGACGGGCAGCTCGTCGTGACGGTGCCGAAGGCAAGCGGAGGCGACGGGAGTGACGGGGCTTGGAGGTGCTGCAATGGAGGAGGGGAGATTAGCCCAAGTCTTGTGGCTGTACAGTAG